Proteins found in one Triticum urartu cultivar G1812 chromosome 4, Tu2.1, whole genome shotgun sequence genomic segment:
- the LOC125552847 gene encoding protein TIFY 11b-like, with product MAAMESKSRRFALACGVLSQYVKAEQKMSSSAVVAPPPRAPPATTLSLMPGADVGQDHAAAAAEEAGPATPLTIFYGGRVVIFEDFPADKAAEVMRMATTAGVERAAATPAPAPALADLPIMRKASLQRFFEKRKDRLGARAPYARPAAPVANKGSEDKSASSSSWLGLASADGAFAL from the coding sequence ATGGCCGCGATGGAGAGCAAGAGCCGGAGGTTCGCGCTGGCGTGCGGCGTCCTCAGCCAGTACGTCAAGGCGGAGCAGAAGATGTCCTCCTCCGCCGTCGTCGCCCCGCCCCCGCGCGCCCCGCCGGCCACCACGCTCAGCCTCATGCCCGGCGCCGACGTCGGCCAGGACCACGCCGCGGCGGCCGCTGAGGAGGCGGGCCCGGCCACGCCGCTCACCATCTTCTACGGCGGCAGGGTGGTCATCTTCGAGGACTTCCCCGCGGACAAGGCGGCCGAGGTCATGCGCATGGCCACCACCGCCGGCGTCGAGCGCGCGGCCGCCACGCCCGCCCCGGCCCCGGCGCTCGCGGACCTGCCCATCATGCGCAAGGCCTCCCTGCAGAGGTTCTTCGAGAAGCGCAAGGACCGCCTCGGCGCGCGCGCGCCCTACGCCCGCCCCGCTGCGCCGGTAGCCAACAAGGGCTCGGAGGACAAGTCGGCGTCGTCCTCCTCGTGGCTCGGGCTGGCCAGCGCCGACGGCGCCTTCGCGCTCTGA